The Desulfatirhabdium butyrativorans DSM 18734 genomic interval AGGACAGATCGACAACGCATTTTGTGCGGTGCGCCCCCCCGGGCATCATGCCGAAGCCGACAAGGCCATGGGATTCTGCTATTTCAACAATATCGCCGTTGCCGCAACGTATCTCAAACAGCAATGGGGGCTCAAACGCATCGGGATCATGGATTTCGATGTCCATCACGGCAACGGAACCCAGAAGATTTTCGAAAACGATCCTGCCGTCTTCTATTATTCCATCCACGAGCACCCTTCGTTTGCCTTTCCGGGAACGGGCCGGCATTTTGAAAAAGGCATCGGTGAGGGTATGGGATATACACGGAATTATCCGGTGCTTCCGGGACAGGGTGACAAGGAATACGTCGAAATCCTGCAGAATGATTTTCTGCCGCTTTTTCATGAATTCGCACCGGAATTCGTTCTCGTCTCTGCAGGATTCGACGCCCATGTGGATGATGACATGTCCGATATCTGTGTGACGACAGAGGGATTCAACACCATTATGGAAAGCATCATGGAGATTGCCGATCGGCATTCCGGCGGGCGGATCGTTTCGATTCTGGAAGGCGGGTATTCGCTGAGACGCCTGCCGGAACTGGCGGCCAATCATGTCGGCATCTTGATGAAGCGCTGATTCAGATCAAGGGAGGATACCATGTTCGTAGATCGCTCCATGACCCAGAAAGTCATCACCATTCATCCGGAAGAGAATATCCTGATAGCCAGGAACCTGATGGATGAAAACCAGATTCGGCACCTACCGGTCGTCGATGCCGAAAATGTGCTGCTCGGTATCGTCACGGACCGGGACCTCAGAAGCGCCTTCCCCTGCTCGTTCTACAAAGGGGAAAAACAGGCCGAAACCCAGGCCGAGATGGAAAAAATCCTGGTCAGGGATGTCATGACCAAAAATCCATACACCCTTACCCCCTACGATACGATACAGGATGCCCTGCTGCTGATCCAGAAACTCAAGGTGGGCGCGCTTCCGGTCGTGGACAAGGAAGGCAAACTCAAAGGCATCATCTCGGTTCGGGACCTGCTTCGTGCCTTCATCAATGTGCTGGGCATCGGCACGCCGGGAACGCTGCTGTGTATCCTGGTGGAAGAAAAAGTCGGTCAACTGAAAAAAATCGTGGATGCCATTACGGAAGAAAAAATCTCTTTCGGAAGTGTGCTGGTCGCCCGATATTGGGACAAGGACAAGCGGGCCGTGTTTCCCTACCTGCTTACCAACAATGTCGCCCGGATCAAGAAGAAACTGAAGGGTATGGGCTATACCCTGCTGGATCCCATGGAATGGTACATGGACCAGTTGCCCAAGGTCGAGTGAACGGGCGATGCACGCTTCCGCAGGTCCTGCCCCGTATGACCGCCTGGTCATCTATTACCTGCAGGGCAGGGTGGTGCAGGAGCCATCGGTTGGCAGCGGGTATATCGGCACCTGGCAGGAGGAGGAATCGGCATTTCTGTTCTTTCATCGGAGGGCAGACGATGTGGTGATGCGGCTGATTGCGCTGCAGCCCGAGCTCCAGCTCATCGACCGGTATGAAATGTCCTATGATGAGTGGCAGGGGCAGAGGCTTCAACGCAAAACGCTGGGTGATTTCACCATCGTTCCGCAATGGGAAGCCTGCCAAAACGGTGCCGTTGATCCCAACCGTTGCATTGTCATGGATCCGGGGGTGGTTTTCGGAAACGGGGACCATCCCACGACCCAGGATTGCCTGGATGCCATCGGCCTGGCCGCGGCCTCGATGCCTGTGGCGACAGCGGTCGATCTGGGAACGGGGACGGGCATCCTGGCCCTTGCCGCATGGAAAAGCGGTGTGCGGCAGGTGATCGCCCTAGATTTCAACCGGCTCGCCGTGAAAACGGCCCATCGAAATTTCCGGATCAACGGTGCGCAGGAGCATATTCTTGCCCTTCATGCGCGTGCCGAAGATAGCATGGACATGGCGGCCGATCTGATGATCGCCAACATCCATTTCGATATCATGAAGCGGCTCATCGTTTCCGCCGGGTTTCTCCGGAAACGGCAATTCATTCTCTCCGGGCTGCTGCGTTCAGAAGTCCGGGAGGTGGAAGCGATGCTTTCCCAGGTTCCAGCGACCATCCTCAGGAAATGGGAAAGAGACGGCATCTGGCATACCCTCTGGGGGGAAAATCCGGCCAGGGACATTTCATGCAGGGCATACTGAGCGCCTGAACGGGAACCCCGTTTTGGGCGCAACCTGAGCCGGAGGGCAGGCTCTTTCACGCGGTATCGCAAAACAGCCTGACCGCGCAGGCGCCGTACCGCTCCGAACAGGGGCTTTTCGTTCAGGCACTGCTGAATCTTGCGATTGTTTGAGCTGCCTGAACGGCAAGGGTCATTTGGGGAACACCATCATGCGCATCACTTGCTGGGGATCGAGGGGCTCCATTCCGGTGAGCGGACCGGAATACATTCGTTACGGTGGTGATACGACTTGCCTTGAAATCCGCCCCAGAAGCGGCGAAGTCGTCATCGTCGATGCAGGCACGGGCATCCGAAGACTGGGCAACGCACTGGTCGCCGAAGGCAGGCTGAGCTGCCATTTCATCTTTACCCATGCCCACTGGGACCATTTGATGGGTTTCCCATTCTTCAAACCCCTCTACAGGTCGGATGCCCACTTTTACATGCATCGGTGTCCTTTCGCCAGCAAATTTGTGGAAACCATGCTCTCCAGGGTCATGTCGCCCCCGAACTTTCCGGTCCGGTATACCGATATTCAGGCAAGCATTTCCTATGAGGAAGCCTGCCCGACATGCTTCAGCATCGGCTCGCTCAGTGTCAGCCCCATCGCCTTGCGCCACCCGAACAGCGGCAGCGGGTATAAATTCATGGAAGACGGAAAAACCTTCGTTTTCCTGACCGACAATGAGCTTGGTTTTCCGCATCCCGGCGGCCCGCCTGTGGAAGACTATGTCCGTTTTTGCCAGGGAGCGGATCTGCTCATTCACGATGCGGAATATACGCCGGAGGAATATCGCCAGACCATCGAATGGGGGCATTCCGTCTATACCGATGTGCTCGATCTGGCCATGCAGGCAGGGGTCAAACGGTTGGGGCTGTTTCATCTGAACCAGGACCGGACGGATGACGAGGTCGATGTCATGGTCAGTACTTGCCGCTCGATTCTGAAGAGCCGCGGCAGCACCATCGATTGTTTTGCCGTCGGCGTCCATCAGGTCTTCGACATCTGAATGCGGTTCGCATTCGAACGAATCGGAAAAATCGCCTGCTGAACCTTGCGGGTGAGCCTGCAGGAGAATCACCATGGAAAACGTGCTGCAAGCCGCAAAGGATCTGGCCGCATCCCGCCATGCCGTTGCCCTGACGGGAGCCGGCATTTCCGTGGAAAGCGGCATCCCGCCGTTTCGGGGCAAAGGCGGGCTCTGGGAGAAGATCGATCCCATGGAATATGCCCATATCGAAGCGCTTCGGCGGAACCCGGAGGCCGTATGGCGGGTGCTGATCCAGGACATGAAAACCACCCTCGATACCGCCAGACCCAACGATGGTCACACGGGGCTAGCCCAGCTCGAAAAAATGGGGATTTTGAAAACCATCATCACCCAGAATGTCGATGGTCTCCACCAACTGGCCGGAAGCCGCCATACGATCGAATTCCATGGAAGTTTTGCCTGGATGCGCTGCATGAACTGCAGCAACAGGATCGAGACCCGGTATCTCGATATTTCCGTCATTCCCCCACGATGCGCCTGCGGCGGCATCTGGAGACCCGAATGCGTGTTTTTCGGTGAAGAAATTCCGCCACGCTGCCTGATCGACAGCAAACATGCCGCCATGAGCTGCGATGTGATGCTGGTGGTGGGCACATCCGCGGAAGTCCAGCCCGCGGCTTACATGCCGGTCATCGCTAAAAACCGGGGGGCGACCATCATTGAAATCAACCCCGAGAAAACGGCGTTGACGCGTTCGGTCAGTGATTATATCATT includes:
- a CDS encoding histone deacetylase family protein, with protein sequence MKKTGYLYDDRFLLHDTGPYHPETPDRLIAINMGLEKEGLLPLLIPIKAILPDMKWINAVHDPAYIQRFEALCCSGLTCFDYEDNQICGQTYEIAKLAVGGILEAVRLVMEGQIDNAFCAVRPPGHHAEADKAMGFCYFNNIAVAATYLKQQWGLKRIGIMDFDVHHGNGTQKIFENDPAVFYYSIHEHPSFAFPGTGRHFEKGIGEGMGYTRNYPVLPGQGDKEYVEILQNDFLPLFHEFAPEFVLVSAGFDAHVDDDMSDICVTTEGFNTIMESIMEIADRHSGGRIVSILEGGYSLRRLPELAANHVGILMKR
- a CDS encoding CBS and ACT domain-containing protein, with amino-acid sequence MFVDRSMTQKVITIHPEENILIARNLMDENQIRHLPVVDAENVLLGIVTDRDLRSAFPCSFYKGEKQAETQAEMEKILVRDVMTKNPYTLTPYDTIQDALLLIQKLKVGALPVVDKEGKLKGIISVRDLLRAFINVLGIGTPGTLLCILVEEKVGQLKKIVDAITEEKISFGSVLVARYWDKDKRAVFPYLLTNNVARIKKKLKGMGYTLLDPMEWYMDQLPKVE
- a CDS encoding 50S ribosomal protein L11 methyltransferase yields the protein MHASAGPAPYDRLVIYYLQGRVVQEPSVGSGYIGTWQEEESAFLFFHRRADDVVMRLIALQPELQLIDRYEMSYDEWQGQRLQRKTLGDFTIVPQWEACQNGAVDPNRCIVMDPGVVFGNGDHPTTQDCLDAIGLAAASMPVATAVDLGTGTGILALAAWKSGVRQVIALDFNRLAVKTAHRNFRINGAQEHILALHARAEDSMDMAADLMIANIHFDIMKRLIVSAGFLRKRQFILSGLLRSEVREVEAMLSQVPATILRKWERDGIWHTLWGENPARDISCRAY
- a CDS encoding MBL fold metallo-hydrolase; this encodes MRITCWGSRGSIPVSGPEYIRYGGDTTCLEIRPRSGEVVIVDAGTGIRRLGNALVAEGRLSCHFIFTHAHWDHLMGFPFFKPLYRSDAHFYMHRCPFASKFVETMLSRVMSPPNFPVRYTDIQASISYEEACPTCFSIGSLSVSPIALRHPNSGSGYKFMEDGKTFVFLTDNELGFPHPGGPPVEDYVRFCQGADLLIHDAEYTPEEYRQTIEWGHSVYTDVLDLAMQAGVKRLGLFHLNQDRTDDEVDVMVSTCRSILKSRGSTIDCFAVGVHQVFDI
- a CDS encoding NAD-dependent deacylase, with translation MENVLQAAKDLAASRHAVALTGAGISVESGIPPFRGKGGLWEKIDPMEYAHIEALRRNPEAVWRVLIQDMKTTLDTARPNDGHTGLAQLEKMGILKTIITQNVDGLHQLAGSRHTIEFHGSFAWMRCMNCSNRIETRYLDISVIPPRCACGGIWRPECVFFGEEIPPRCLIDSKHAAMSCDVMLVVGTSAEVQPAAYMPVIAKNRGATIIEINPEKTALTRSVSDYIIRGKAGEVMNGILSALNQIRSSAPVDG